In a single window of the Haladaptatus sp. R4 genome:
- a CDS encoding oligopeptide/dipeptide ABC transporter ATP-binding protein: protein NHPYTSVLRWATPDLGMDMSVTGDFPMRKIDIPDPVNPPSGCRFHTRCPEAREVCTRETPEPMDVGDASVCACFRVEEHHEYWNSPPIEEMENDDSDADSGLESTSEGVESD, encoded by the coding sequence CGAACCACCCGTACACCTCGGTGCTGCGCTGGGCGACGCCGGATTTGGGCATGGACATGTCGGTGACGGGCGACTTCCCGATGCGGAAAATCGACATTCCGGACCCGGTGAACCCGCCGAGCGGGTGTCGGTTCCACACGCGGTGTCCCGAGGCGCGTGAGGTGTGCACGCGTGAGACGCCAGAACCGATGGACGTCGGCGACGCGTCGGTCTGTGCCTGTTTCCGCGTCGAGGAGCACCACGAGTACTGGAACAGTCCGCCAATCGAAGAAATGGAAAATGACGATTCGGATGCCGACTCCGGATTGGAATCGACGAGCGAAGGCGTCGAGTCGGACTAA